One region of Seriola aureovittata isolate HTS-2021-v1 ecotype China chromosome 15, ASM2101889v1, whole genome shotgun sequence genomic DNA includes:
- the LOC130182261 gene encoding dual specificity protein kinase CLK4-like isoform X1 gives MLLQLTSRSPNSTELAEKSNRRHHSFNNKTVIGRPPEAGEEGAKRDHTAQRVLQYYGKERQRLWVLERSRKSLVSFSLMVDGDDPKIDFHTDEKAGSFDQRPQCTTSETDNSPVDNSLHLESASLGDSAVGAGDDEVKKSHKGGSCEDDEEGHLVYDVGLVMKERYEVVSTLGAGAFGKVVECIDRDNRDEHVAVKIVRNIECFREVARSEIAVLDEINHLDDDNRFACVRMLDSFEHEGHICIVFELLGLSTFDFLQQNEFLPFSVEQIRQMAFQIFRAVCFLHRNKLTHTDLKPENILFVSSDYDYKYSDETERKLRSLDVKVVDFGTATFDHEHHESLVSTRHYRAPEVILDLGWNQSCDVWSLGCVLMEFYLGRTLFATHDSKEHLAMMEKILGPIPPHLLRKTRKQHYVHNQRLNWDEQSSTNDYIRTHCKPLKQYMQREKEEERQLFDLLGCMLEYDVCRRITLEEALWHPFFSPLRTQSHQRS, from the exons aTGCTGCTCCAACTGACCAGCAGGAGCCCAAATAGCACAGAACTAGCAGAGAAGAGCAACAGGAGACATCACAGCTTCAATAATAAGACAG TCATCGGCAGACCTCCAGAGGCTGGAGAAGAGGGAGCAAAGCGGGATCACACAGCCCAGCGTGTTCTGCAGTACTATGGGAAGGAAAGACAACGACTGTGGGTCCTGGAGAGGAG CAGGAAATCacttgtgtctttctctctgatgGTAGATGGCGACGACCCCAAAATAGACTTCCACACTGACGAAAAGGCTGGAAGCTTCGACCAGCGCCCACAATGCACCACCTCAGAAACTGATAACTCG CCCGTGGACAACTCGCTCCACCTTGAATCTGCTTCTCTCGGTGACAGCGCCGTCGGTGCCGGTGATGATGAGGTGAAGAAGAGTCACAAGGGAGGCAGCTGTGAGGACGACGAAGAGGGCCACCTGGTCTATGACGTCGGCCTTGTGATGAAAGAGAGAT ATGAGGTGGTCTCTACACTGGGAGCAGGAGCCTTTGGAAAAGTGGTGGAGTGTATTGATAGAGACAA caGAGATGAGCATGTGGCTGTGAAGATCGTGAGGAACATCGAGTGTTTCCGAGAAGTAGCGAGGTCTGAGATCGCAGTGCTGGACGAGATCAACCACCTGGATGATGACAACAGATT CGCCTGCGTCAGGATGCTGGACTCGTTCGAGCACGAAGGCCACATCTGCATCGTGTTCGAGCTGCTCGGCCTCAGCACCTTCGACTTCCTGCAACAGAACGAGTTCCTGCCTTTCAGCGTGGAGCAGATCAGACAGATGGCCTTCCAGATCTTCAGAGCCGTCTGCT tccTGCATCGTAACAAGCTGACGCACACAGACCTGAAGCCAGAGAACATCCTGTTCGTGTCCTCCGACTACGACTACAAGTACAGCGATGAGACG gaGAGGAAACTGAGGAGTCTGGATGTAAAGGTGGTGGACTTTGGCACCGCCACGTTTGACCATGAACACCATGAATCTCTGGTGTCAACACGCCACTACCGAGCTCCAGAGGTCATACTGG aTCTGGGCTGGAACCAGTCATGTGACGTTTGGAGTCTGGGCTGCGTTCTGATGGAGTTTTACCTGGGACGCACACTCTTCGcg ACTCACGACAGTAAAGAACATCTGGCCATGATGGAGAAAATCCTGGGACCGATTCCTCCCCACCTGCTGAGAAAGACCag GAAGCAGCATTACGTGCACAACCAGCGTCTGAACTGGGACGAACAGAGCTCCACCAACGATTACATCAGGACACACTGTAAACCACTCAAG CAGTAcatgcagagggagaaagaggaggagcggCAGCTGTTCGACCTGCTTGGCTGCATGTTGGAGTACGACGTCTGCAGGCGGATCACCCTGGAGGAGGCGCTGTGGCACCCGTTCTTCAGCCCACTGAGGACGCAGAGCCATCAGCGCagttag
- the LOC130182261 gene encoding dual specificity protein kinase CLK4-like isoform X3, producing MLLQLTSRSPNSTELAEKSNRRHHSFNNKTVIGRPPEAGEEGAKRDHTAQRVLQYYGKERQRLWVLERSRKSLVSFSLMVDGDDPKIDFHTDEKAGSFDQRPQCTTSETDNSPVDNSLHLESASLGDSAVGAGDDEVKKSHKGGSCEDDEEGHLVYDVGLVMKERYEVVSTLGAGAFGKVVECIDRDNRDEHVAVKIVRNIECFREVARSEIAVLDEINHLDDDNRFACVRMLDSFEHEGHICIVFELLGLSTFDFLQQNEFLPFSVEQIRQMAFQIFRAVCFLHRNKLTHTDLKPENILFVSSDYDYKYSDETERKLRSLDVKVVDFGTATFDHEHHESLVSTRHYRAPEVILDLGWNQSCDVWSLGCVLMEFYLGRTLFATHDSKEHLAMMEKILGPIPPHLLRKTRKQHYVHNQRLNWDEQSSTNDYIRTHCKPLKYMQREKEEERQLFDLLGCMLEYDVCRRITLEEALWHPFFSPLRTQSHQRS from the exons aTGCTGCTCCAACTGACCAGCAGGAGCCCAAATAGCACAGAACTAGCAGAGAAGAGCAACAGGAGACATCACAGCTTCAATAATAAGACAG TCATCGGCAGACCTCCAGAGGCTGGAGAAGAGGGAGCAAAGCGGGATCACACAGCCCAGCGTGTTCTGCAGTACTATGGGAAGGAAAGACAACGACTGTGGGTCCTGGAGAGGAG CAGGAAATCacttgtgtctttctctctgatgGTAGATGGCGACGACCCCAAAATAGACTTCCACACTGACGAAAAGGCTGGAAGCTTCGACCAGCGCCCACAATGCACCACCTCAGAAACTGATAACTCG CCCGTGGACAACTCGCTCCACCTTGAATCTGCTTCTCTCGGTGACAGCGCCGTCGGTGCCGGTGATGATGAGGTGAAGAAGAGTCACAAGGGAGGCAGCTGTGAGGACGACGAAGAGGGCCACCTGGTCTATGACGTCGGCCTTGTGATGAAAGAGAGAT ATGAGGTGGTCTCTACACTGGGAGCAGGAGCCTTTGGAAAAGTGGTGGAGTGTATTGATAGAGACAA caGAGATGAGCATGTGGCTGTGAAGATCGTGAGGAACATCGAGTGTTTCCGAGAAGTAGCGAGGTCTGAGATCGCAGTGCTGGACGAGATCAACCACCTGGATGATGACAACAGATT CGCCTGCGTCAGGATGCTGGACTCGTTCGAGCACGAAGGCCACATCTGCATCGTGTTCGAGCTGCTCGGCCTCAGCACCTTCGACTTCCTGCAACAGAACGAGTTCCTGCCTTTCAGCGTGGAGCAGATCAGACAGATGGCCTTCCAGATCTTCAGAGCCGTCTGCT tccTGCATCGTAACAAGCTGACGCACACAGACCTGAAGCCAGAGAACATCCTGTTCGTGTCCTCCGACTACGACTACAAGTACAGCGATGAGACG gaGAGGAAACTGAGGAGTCTGGATGTAAAGGTGGTGGACTTTGGCACCGCCACGTTTGACCATGAACACCATGAATCTCTGGTGTCAACACGCCACTACCGAGCTCCAGAGGTCATACTGG aTCTGGGCTGGAACCAGTCATGTGACGTTTGGAGTCTGGGCTGCGTTCTGATGGAGTTTTACCTGGGACGCACACTCTTCGcg ACTCACGACAGTAAAGAACATCTGGCCATGATGGAGAAAATCCTGGGACCGATTCCTCCCCACCTGCTGAGAAAGACCag GAAGCAGCATTACGTGCACAACCAGCGTCTGAACTGGGACGAACAGAGCTCCACCAACGATTACATCAGGACACACTGTAAACCACTCAAG TAcatgcagagggagaaagaggaggagcggCAGCTGTTCGACCTGCTTGGCTGCATGTTGGAGTACGACGTCTGCAGGCGGATCACCCTGGAGGAGGCGCTGTGGCACCCGTTCTTCAGCCCACTGAGGACGCAGAGCCATCAGCGCagttag
- the LOC130182261 gene encoding dual specificity protein kinase CLK4-like isoform X2 has product MLLQLTSRSPNSTELAEKSNRRHHSFNNKTVIGRPPEAGEEGAKRDHTAQRVLQYYGKERQRLWVLERSRKSLVSFSLMVDGDDPKIDFHTDEKAGSFDQRPQCTTSETDNSPVDNSLHLESASLGDSAVGAGDDEVKKSHKGGSCEDDEEGHLVYDVGLVMKERYEVVSTLGAGAFGKVVECIDRDKDEHVAVKIVRNIECFREVARSEIAVLDEINHLDDDNRFACVRMLDSFEHEGHICIVFELLGLSTFDFLQQNEFLPFSVEQIRQMAFQIFRAVCFLHRNKLTHTDLKPENILFVSSDYDYKYSDETERKLRSLDVKVVDFGTATFDHEHHESLVSTRHYRAPEVILDLGWNQSCDVWSLGCVLMEFYLGRTLFATHDSKEHLAMMEKILGPIPPHLLRKTRKQHYVHNQRLNWDEQSSTNDYIRTHCKPLKQYMQREKEEERQLFDLLGCMLEYDVCRRITLEEALWHPFFSPLRTQSHQRS; this is encoded by the exons aTGCTGCTCCAACTGACCAGCAGGAGCCCAAATAGCACAGAACTAGCAGAGAAGAGCAACAGGAGACATCACAGCTTCAATAATAAGACAG TCATCGGCAGACCTCCAGAGGCTGGAGAAGAGGGAGCAAAGCGGGATCACACAGCCCAGCGTGTTCTGCAGTACTATGGGAAGGAAAGACAACGACTGTGGGTCCTGGAGAGGAG CAGGAAATCacttgtgtctttctctctgatgGTAGATGGCGACGACCCCAAAATAGACTTCCACACTGACGAAAAGGCTGGAAGCTTCGACCAGCGCCCACAATGCACCACCTCAGAAACTGATAACTCG CCCGTGGACAACTCGCTCCACCTTGAATCTGCTTCTCTCGGTGACAGCGCCGTCGGTGCCGGTGATGATGAGGTGAAGAAGAGTCACAAGGGAGGCAGCTGTGAGGACGACGAAGAGGGCCACCTGGTCTATGACGTCGGCCTTGTGATGAAAGAGAGAT ATGAGGTGGTCTCTACACTGGGAGCAGGAGCCTTTGGAAAAGTGGTGGAGTGTATTGATAGAGACAA AGATGAGCATGTGGCTGTGAAGATCGTGAGGAACATCGAGTGTTTCCGAGAAGTAGCGAGGTCTGAGATCGCAGTGCTGGACGAGATCAACCACCTGGATGATGACAACAGATT CGCCTGCGTCAGGATGCTGGACTCGTTCGAGCACGAAGGCCACATCTGCATCGTGTTCGAGCTGCTCGGCCTCAGCACCTTCGACTTCCTGCAACAGAACGAGTTCCTGCCTTTCAGCGTGGAGCAGATCAGACAGATGGCCTTCCAGATCTTCAGAGCCGTCTGCT tccTGCATCGTAACAAGCTGACGCACACAGACCTGAAGCCAGAGAACATCCTGTTCGTGTCCTCCGACTACGACTACAAGTACAGCGATGAGACG gaGAGGAAACTGAGGAGTCTGGATGTAAAGGTGGTGGACTTTGGCACCGCCACGTTTGACCATGAACACCATGAATCTCTGGTGTCAACACGCCACTACCGAGCTCCAGAGGTCATACTGG aTCTGGGCTGGAACCAGTCATGTGACGTTTGGAGTCTGGGCTGCGTTCTGATGGAGTTTTACCTGGGACGCACACTCTTCGcg ACTCACGACAGTAAAGAACATCTGGCCATGATGGAGAAAATCCTGGGACCGATTCCTCCCCACCTGCTGAGAAAGACCag GAAGCAGCATTACGTGCACAACCAGCGTCTGAACTGGGACGAACAGAGCTCCACCAACGATTACATCAGGACACACTGTAAACCACTCAAG CAGTAcatgcagagggagaaagaggaggagcggCAGCTGTTCGACCTGCTTGGCTGCATGTTGGAGTACGACGTCTGCAGGCGGATCACCCTGGAGGAGGCGCTGTGGCACCCGTTCTTCAGCCCACTGAGGACGCAGAGCCATCAGCGCagttag
- the LOC130182261 gene encoding dual specificity protein kinase CLK4-like isoform X4, which produces MGRKDNDCGSWRGDGDDPKIDFHTDEKAGSFDQRPQCTTSETDNSPVDNSLHLESASLGDSAVGAGDDEVKKSHKGGSCEDDEEGHLVYDVGLVMKERYEVVSTLGAGAFGKVVECIDRDNRDEHVAVKIVRNIECFREVARSEIAVLDEINHLDDDNRFACVRMLDSFEHEGHICIVFELLGLSTFDFLQQNEFLPFSVEQIRQMAFQIFRAVCFLHRNKLTHTDLKPENILFVSSDYDYKYSDETERKLRSLDVKVVDFGTATFDHEHHESLVSTRHYRAPEVILDLGWNQSCDVWSLGCVLMEFYLGRTLFATHDSKEHLAMMEKILGPIPPHLLRKTRKQHYVHNQRLNWDEQSSTNDYIRTHCKPLKQYMQREKEEERQLFDLLGCMLEYDVCRRITLEEALWHPFFSPLRTQSHQRS; this is translated from the exons ATGGGAAGGAAAGACAACGACTGTGGGTCCTGGAGAGGAG ATGGCGACGACCCCAAAATAGACTTCCACACTGACGAAAAGGCTGGAAGCTTCGACCAGCGCCCACAATGCACCACCTCAGAAACTGATAACTCG CCCGTGGACAACTCGCTCCACCTTGAATCTGCTTCTCTCGGTGACAGCGCCGTCGGTGCCGGTGATGATGAGGTGAAGAAGAGTCACAAGGGAGGCAGCTGTGAGGACGACGAAGAGGGCCACCTGGTCTATGACGTCGGCCTTGTGATGAAAGAGAGAT ATGAGGTGGTCTCTACACTGGGAGCAGGAGCCTTTGGAAAAGTGGTGGAGTGTATTGATAGAGACAA caGAGATGAGCATGTGGCTGTGAAGATCGTGAGGAACATCGAGTGTTTCCGAGAAGTAGCGAGGTCTGAGATCGCAGTGCTGGACGAGATCAACCACCTGGATGATGACAACAGATT CGCCTGCGTCAGGATGCTGGACTCGTTCGAGCACGAAGGCCACATCTGCATCGTGTTCGAGCTGCTCGGCCTCAGCACCTTCGACTTCCTGCAACAGAACGAGTTCCTGCCTTTCAGCGTGGAGCAGATCAGACAGATGGCCTTCCAGATCTTCAGAGCCGTCTGCT tccTGCATCGTAACAAGCTGACGCACACAGACCTGAAGCCAGAGAACATCCTGTTCGTGTCCTCCGACTACGACTACAAGTACAGCGATGAGACG gaGAGGAAACTGAGGAGTCTGGATGTAAAGGTGGTGGACTTTGGCACCGCCACGTTTGACCATGAACACCATGAATCTCTGGTGTCAACACGCCACTACCGAGCTCCAGAGGTCATACTGG aTCTGGGCTGGAACCAGTCATGTGACGTTTGGAGTCTGGGCTGCGTTCTGATGGAGTTTTACCTGGGACGCACACTCTTCGcg ACTCACGACAGTAAAGAACATCTGGCCATGATGGAGAAAATCCTGGGACCGATTCCTCCCCACCTGCTGAGAAAGACCag GAAGCAGCATTACGTGCACAACCAGCGTCTGAACTGGGACGAACAGAGCTCCACCAACGATTACATCAGGACACACTGTAAACCACTCAAG CAGTAcatgcagagggagaaagaggaggagcggCAGCTGTTCGACCTGCTTGGCTGCATGTTGGAGTACGACGTCTGCAGGCGGATCACCCTGGAGGAGGCGCTGTGGCACCCGTTCTTCAGCCCACTGAGGACGCAGAGCCATCAGCGCagttag
- the LOC130182261 gene encoding dual specificity protein kinase CLK4-like isoform X5 yields the protein MVDGDDPKIDFHTDEKAGSFDQRPQCTTSETDNSPVDNSLHLESASLGDSAVGAGDDEVKKSHKGGSCEDDEEGHLVYDVGLVMKERYEVVSTLGAGAFGKVVECIDRDNRDEHVAVKIVRNIECFREVARSEIAVLDEINHLDDDNRFACVRMLDSFEHEGHICIVFELLGLSTFDFLQQNEFLPFSVEQIRQMAFQIFRAVCFLHRNKLTHTDLKPENILFVSSDYDYKYSDETERKLRSLDVKVVDFGTATFDHEHHESLVSTRHYRAPEVILDLGWNQSCDVWSLGCVLMEFYLGRTLFATHDSKEHLAMMEKILGPIPPHLLRKTRKQHYVHNQRLNWDEQSSTNDYIRTHCKPLKQYMQREKEEERQLFDLLGCMLEYDVCRRITLEEALWHPFFSPLRTQSHQRS from the exons atgGTAGATGGCGACGACCCCAAAATAGACTTCCACACTGACGAAAAGGCTGGAAGCTTCGACCAGCGCCCACAATGCACCACCTCAGAAACTGATAACTCG CCCGTGGACAACTCGCTCCACCTTGAATCTGCTTCTCTCGGTGACAGCGCCGTCGGTGCCGGTGATGATGAGGTGAAGAAGAGTCACAAGGGAGGCAGCTGTGAGGACGACGAAGAGGGCCACCTGGTCTATGACGTCGGCCTTGTGATGAAAGAGAGAT ATGAGGTGGTCTCTACACTGGGAGCAGGAGCCTTTGGAAAAGTGGTGGAGTGTATTGATAGAGACAA caGAGATGAGCATGTGGCTGTGAAGATCGTGAGGAACATCGAGTGTTTCCGAGAAGTAGCGAGGTCTGAGATCGCAGTGCTGGACGAGATCAACCACCTGGATGATGACAACAGATT CGCCTGCGTCAGGATGCTGGACTCGTTCGAGCACGAAGGCCACATCTGCATCGTGTTCGAGCTGCTCGGCCTCAGCACCTTCGACTTCCTGCAACAGAACGAGTTCCTGCCTTTCAGCGTGGAGCAGATCAGACAGATGGCCTTCCAGATCTTCAGAGCCGTCTGCT tccTGCATCGTAACAAGCTGACGCACACAGACCTGAAGCCAGAGAACATCCTGTTCGTGTCCTCCGACTACGACTACAAGTACAGCGATGAGACG gaGAGGAAACTGAGGAGTCTGGATGTAAAGGTGGTGGACTTTGGCACCGCCACGTTTGACCATGAACACCATGAATCTCTGGTGTCAACACGCCACTACCGAGCTCCAGAGGTCATACTGG aTCTGGGCTGGAACCAGTCATGTGACGTTTGGAGTCTGGGCTGCGTTCTGATGGAGTTTTACCTGGGACGCACACTCTTCGcg ACTCACGACAGTAAAGAACATCTGGCCATGATGGAGAAAATCCTGGGACCGATTCCTCCCCACCTGCTGAGAAAGACCag GAAGCAGCATTACGTGCACAACCAGCGTCTGAACTGGGACGAACAGAGCTCCACCAACGATTACATCAGGACACACTGTAAACCACTCAAG CAGTAcatgcagagggagaaagaggaggagcggCAGCTGTTCGACCTGCTTGGCTGCATGTTGGAGTACGACGTCTGCAGGCGGATCACCCTGGAGGAGGCGCTGTGGCACCCGTTCTTCAGCCCACTGAGGACGCAGAGCCATCAGCGCagttag